Below is a genomic region from Rosa chinensis cultivar Old Blush chromosome 5, RchiOBHm-V2, whole genome shotgun sequence.
TCTAAGTTGCATGGTTTGTGGATATATATAGGGAAGTGTAATATCACCCTATTTGTGCATTGAAGCTGAAAAACGGATATTTGTGGTTATTTACATGGTGATGTTCTATAACAACTCTATTTAAAGAGAACTGAAGATATACATTAGCTCGAGTATGTTAACATATAACAACACGCTATAACATAATAACCTTACACCATTTTTAGCaaactctctattttgactcattagctattttagagagcatgtttagcatttttatctattttaacagctgcaccagactcctaagtggctttttattataacttttagctatctcgctcttaaataaagagagcgagatgaagctctctataatttaaaacgtTCGTTTTGAGTTATTTACATATTTGTATATACATTTAAACTGTTTAATTTTCATCGAAAAAACAATATAAATtttaaaactagctaaaatagagagcactgatataGAAATATTCCTAAAGTGGCTagtcaaaatgactttttagctattttggtaaaaatttaactcaaaaataATTAGCATTACTAAAAATGTTATGGCTTTATCATTCATATATGTTGCTCCCTTCTTTTCCTAACGCTCACGTCTTATTCATCTTCTAgctttttatttgtatttgttttcCCTCCTCATTGACTTCTTCGAAGCCACGTATTGTGCATCCCAACGACCTaccttatataatatatatgaacTAGGTCTTTGCATGTAGCAGATAGCTTATGGATTTATATTAATGCATAAATATTTCTTaatttatataataaataaaattcttTCAAGATAGTGCTTTAAATAAGATTTATTCATCAATCATCATTCGGGCTTATTGTCAAACcctaaaaatccaaaataattacAAACCTATAGCATACATAAGATAGACCAtaaatcctttcaaaaaaaaaaaaaaagatagaccATAAACATTCGAGTTTATATGCACGTTactgatcatttacccgattaaTGAATCAAGCAAGAACCCAGCAGCTAGCAAAAGTACGTAAATTACAACTTGaacattttattgttttgttataCATTCATTATTTATACTGCAGCCCATACGCAGTTGGCAAATAAGTATAATACGATCGAGTACAGATCCACGACTCGTTCGAAGGAGTTCACATGTATTCTCATGTCTTCAACCTTGGAGTGATATGTGCCTGCAATGGATTATTCATCCCCCAACTCGTCTCCTCCTTCTCACTCAAATCAACCCCAACTCCCTCCACAGCTCTCCACTCGAATTTCCAAACCAAATTCGCCACAAAGTACTCCAAAAGCAGCATTGCCAAATTCGAACCAGGACACATCCTCCTCCCTACCCCAAACGGCATCATCTTGATCTCCTTACTACCAGTTAAATCACACAAGTTCTCCTCATCACTCAGAAACCTCTCAGGCTTGAACTCCATCGGCTCCGCCCACACCTTCGGATCCCGCCCCATCTCCGCCACAGAGAAGTTCACAGTGCAGTCCTTTGGCACAACGTAACGCCCGTCCAAAATGACGTCCTCAGTGACGGAGTGCGGAAGCAAAAAGTGCGACGGCGGGTGAAGACGCAGACCTTCTAGCACAACCGCTTTTAAATACTTCATTCTGTGCAGGTTCTCCTCTTCCACCTCTTCAACTTCTCCGTCTCCCACAATTTGTCTAATTTCTGTGACAAGTTTGTCTTGAATGCGTGGGTGTTTCACTATGTTTGCCATCATCCATTGCAGTGTTATGGCAATTGTGTCTACGCCGGAGTTGAGGAAATCCGAGCATTGGTTCACCACTTCTACTTCATCGAATGTTCGTTTCTCGTCAGGGAGTTCTAAATCCATTAAGGTATCAACAAATGCTTGATTGTTGTTGTTATCTTCTTTTCGGTTACTCGagcattttctttcctttatctgccaaacaacaaacaaaaGTTAACTTCAAGCAAGGACTTCGATGCTTTTCTTGTCTTTGCTATTTTGATATATAGCAAATTAGAAAAAACTCcctacaatttttattttttaagagaCTATCcgatataatatatattttgatggATTTTTATCTTTTGAACCTGAAGTTAATGAAACTTAATAGGAGAGAACGAGGTCTCAACTGTATATATTTTATATGCCCTCAATAATCAGTCAATCCTATTAATTTAATGCAGCCAACCGTAGACTTTATCAATTTGACAATAATGTTTTCTCTCCATCTAAATAAAGTAGAAGATTATTGGATATAATTCACAATCTTTCAAATACATTCAAAAGAATCAAAACCTTTATTGACCTTTGAACTTGCTGTTGGTGGCGGCATATAACAATAATATGGATGAATTGCTGataaaatcaaaactttgaTCTAATTGTAATGTTTGGAATCTCATAAAGAAATGTAAACGGTTGAAAATTACGGATGGGAGAAGTTCAAGTTCTCCAAATTTAGAAATTATTTTCGTTAAACATTtgtattttcttattttctcgACTATCCTATAAACTCGATAGCAGTTATTTATCCTAATTTAATTgactaagaaaaacaaaaatagaaaagatgTCACCTTCTTCCGTGCTTGTATCAGAGGCAGCAGGAGGTTTATTTGCCGCTGGAGAACCTGGAAGAAGCGACTCCACCGCTTATAAAACAAAATCTTGGTAAACCATGCAGGGCCAAAGTTGAGAATCTGAAACTCTCCGACCAAACCCAACAGAAGCCGACGCTGAACGTCCACAATTTCTCTCaccttctcctcctccatcttctcaccaaaacacatatacaGAAACAAACCCGTCATGGACATCCGGAAATGATCCAAAACTCCCACCATGTTACGTCCCGATGACGACGACGTTGCAAGACGGCTGGCGAGGCTGTCTAGGGCCCACTTCCTGGAACCGGCCAAGGCCTTGAGCCGAGACGGAACCATGAGCTCAGAGACAAGGTTCCGGCGAAGGAGGCGCCACGTAGAGCCGTAGCCAGCGGTGGCGATGATGCGTTGGTTGCTGGTGATGAACTTGATGGATGGTTGGACCTCAGGGCGGTCGGCAAAAACGGCACCGTTGTTGACAAGGGCTTGGTGGGCGAGGGAGCGGTCGGCGATCATGATGACGGGGTAAGAGAAGGGGACGGGGACAGAGACGATGCCGCCGTACGTGGCATGTAGGTCACGGAGGACGGGCTCGATGCCGCGGGAGGCGAGTTTGAAGAGCCATATGAAGGTGCCGACGACGGGTATGGTGGTGGGACCCGGAGGGAGTGGGGCGTTGAGTTTGTGGGAGGGTTTGTAGGGGAAGAGGATGAACTTTAGGGTGAAAGTGAGGAAGACGGAGAAGGGTATAAGGAGCCAGGCTCCCATGTTTTCTTAATTGGCAACTGTGTTGTATGCTATATATGAAGAATACTGGGGCTATATATTCTCACTGCTCCATATATATGTCTGTAGTCTGTACATGTATGTGTTCTCTCTCTGGGGTTATGGGGGAGCTATTCTCAGTACATATATTGGCAATAGTACTATAGGGCTGTTCTCACTGGACTCAATGCATGAGCGATATGATCGATCAGGCAATAGGTAGCGTATTATATAGGTGTGTTGAGATTTCTTCCAAGGAAAAGGCCAGGTCTTCTTCAAATTGCAATTATTCAAAATAATTTGTTGATAGTcacttttttattcttttttgttaTATCGGACTAATCGGAGGGAAATGAATCCTAACTAGCATACCCTAACTCAATTCTCCTCCTCTCTCCCTACTACTTGGACTAACCCCAAGAACAACTTTCTGATCagctattattttaattttcggcAATTATGCAATCTACAACTTGCAGACGAAGCTAAAATGTTGAATGTAGACTGTAGACTGTGGGGACTTAGATCCATCATATACTTGGACCAACCCCACGAACAACCTGCTGATCAGCTATTATATATTTTCGGCAATTATGCAATCTACAACTTGCAGACGAAGCTAAAATGTTGAATGTAGACAATGGGGACTTAGACCCCACTAGAGGAAAAAATGGTGTGggaattattcttagagatcaGAGTGGGGCTTTGGATCAGATCAAAAAAACACAGGTTCAGTAGTCTCACACTCTCACCTCGATCACTTTTCGCCAGTCTTCTTGTTAAGGTAAGAATAATTAAATATCAACTAAATTGCCCAACAGTAACCCAAATTAGCAGAATAGCAGTTTAACCTTACACTTCTTTGGCAGTTAAGGCTGTATAATATCTTCAGCGATCAAGTGTGGCGCATCACTTAGCCTATCCGAGTCTTAATGTGGAAGAAATTTGAGTTTCGGCGGGAAAGATCTCTTAATTtcatgtgatttttttttcctggaaaTAATTGAATTATTGAG
It encodes:
- the LOC112165847 gene encoding cytochrome P450 89A2 — its product is MGAWLLIPFSVFLTFTLKFILFPYKPSHKLNAPLPPGPTTIPVVGTFIWLFKLASRGIEPVLRDLHATYGGIVSVPVPFSYPVIMIADRSLAHQALVNNGAVFADRPEVQPSIKFITSNQRIIATAGYGSTWRLLRRNLVSELMVPSRLKALAGSRKWALDSLASRLATSSSSGRNMVGVLDHFRMSMTGLFLYMCFGEKMEEEKVREIVDVQRRLLLGLVGEFQILNFGPAWFTKILFYKRWSRFFQVLQRQINLLLPLIQARKKIKERKCSSNRKEDNNNNQAFVDTLMDLELPDEKRTFDEVEVVNQCSDFLNSGVDTIAITLQWMMANIVKHPRIQDKLVTEIRQIVGDGEVEEVEEENLHRMKYLKAVVLEGLRLHPPSHFLLPHSVTEDVILDGRYVVPKDCTVNFSVAEMGRDPKVWAEPMEFKPERFLSDEENLCDLTGSKEIKMMPFGVGRRMCPGSNLAMLLLEYFVANLVWKFEWRAVEGVGVDLSEKEETSWGMNNPLQAHITPRLKT